AGCGCGCATCCAGGCTTCGCGCCGGCGGCTGGATCGGGCTGGCGGTCGTAGGTGCAGGCTGGATGTTTTTCATGCTCCTCGCCCGATTCATTGCGCTCATCGGCATCGTTGTCATCGGTGCACTGTGGTGGCTTCTGTATCTGCGCCACCCCGACCAGCCCCAAGCCTTAACACCAGAGGTGAGAAAAGAAGCCGCCCCTGTCCCACACCGCAGGCGCTGGCCTTGGGTCACAGCCGTGTGCGTGCTCATGATCGGCACAGGTGCCGCCATAGCCATCGCGCAATCCTCGTTGTTTGAAAGCCACTACGAGCACGTTGATCAAGCAAGCGCCTTGGAATCGGAATACACCAGCGACTTCGGCAGCATGAACCTTGACCTGCAGGATCTGCAACCACTGAAGAAGTCTCAGACCGTGCTCGTGCAATCGCGCTATGGCAATGCTGGGGTGATCCTGCCGAACAAGACCAATTACGAACTCGAATGCCTCGACGGCAATACCCCGCAGTGCCAAAGCACCACCCACAAAGGCAAAGGGGCCTTACTCACAATCAAAGTGAGCTCGGGAAGATTCGGGCACGCCTGGGTGGAATAGCCGCGGGCCTGGGGCTGGGGTTTGCGACGGGTCTGGCCCGGGCGGCTGGCCTGGGCTTTGCTTTGCGACGGAGCCTGTGCCCCACAAACACCTCACCCCCACGCCTTGGTTAAGGCCTGGGGGTGTTGTGGCTGGGTATAGCTGTGGGAATTACTCCCACTCGATGGTTCCCGGGGGCTTGGAGGTGCAGTCGAGCACCACGCGGTTCACATCGGGAACTTCATTGGTAATACGCGTAGAGATCTTCTCTAGTACTTCGTAGGGCAGGCGCGTCCAGTCGGCAGTCATGGCATCTTCAGAAGACACCGGGCGCAGCACGATGGGGTGGCCATAGGTGCGGCCATCGCCTTGCACGCCCACGGAGCGCACATCGGCCAGCAGCACCACGGGGCACTGCCAGATCTCGGAATCAAGCCCAGCGTTGGTCAATTCCGTGCGAGCAATCAGGTCTGCTGCGCGCAGGGTTTCAAGGCGCTCCTCGGTGACTTCACCGATGATGCGGATACCCAAACCAGGACCCGGGAAGGGCTGGCGGGCCACAATTTCCTCGGGCAGGCCAAGCTCACGGCCTACGGCACGTACCTCATCCTTAAAGAGCAGG
This window of the Corynebacterium pseudopelargi genome carries:
- a CDS encoding PspC domain-containing protein — encoded protein: MSTNTFSQMLATRPARLPRAMEDSNAKIAGVCEGIGFRFQIDPLLLRVIFVGLSFIGIGPLLYCTLWWLMPRYPLETSPAQSLLQYPDAEKERASRLRAGGWIGLAVVGAGWMFFMLLARFIALIGIVVIGALWWLLYLRHPDQPQALTPEVRKEAAPVPHRRRWPWVTAVCVLMIGTGAAIAIAQSSLFESHYEHVDQASALESEYTSDFGSMNLDLQDLQPLKKSQTVLVQSRYGNAGVILPNKTNYELECLDGNTPQCQSTTHKGKGALLTIKVSSGRFGHAWVE